From the genome of Pseudomonas mohnii:
CCCTGGTGATCATCGTGGTCTCCGGTGTGTTCATCGGCATGGTACTGGCGCTGCAAGGTTTCAACATTCTGTCCAGCTACGGTTCGGAGCAGGCGGTCGGGCAGATGGTGGCGCTGACGCTGCTGCGCGAACTGGGGCCTGTGGTGACTGCGTTGCTGTTTGCCGGGCGTGCCGGTTCGGCGCTGACGGCGGAAATCGGCAACATGAAGTCCACCGAACAGCTGTCCAGCCTGGAAATGATCGGGGTCGACCCGCTCAAGTACATTATTGCCCCGCGCCTCTGGGCCGGCTTCATTTCCCTGCCGGTGCTGGCCATGATTTTCAGCGTGGTGGGCATCTGGGGCGGTTCGTGGGTAGCGGTCGACTGGCTGGGTGTCTATGAAGGTTCCTACTGGTCGAACATGCAGAACAGCGTGACGTTCACGGATGATGTGCTCAACGGCATCATCAAAAGCATCGTCTTCGCCTTTGTCGTGACCTGGATCGCCGTATTCCAAGGCTATGACTGCGAGCCCACTTCCGAGGGGATCAGTCGTGCCACTACCAAGACCGTGGTGTATGCCTCCCTGGCAGTGCTGGGCCTGGACTTTATTCTGACTGCTTTGATGTTTGGAGATTTCTGATGCAAAACCGCACCCTGGAAATCGGTGTCGGCCTTTTCTTGCTGGCTGGCATCCTGGCTTTGTTGCTGCTGGCGCTGCGGGTCAGTGGCCTCTCGCCGAGCCCGAGCACCGACACCTATAAACTTTATGCGTACTTTGACAATATCGCCGGTTTGACGGTCAGAGCCAAAGTGACCATGGCGGGTGTCACCATCGGCAAGGTCACCGCAATCGATCTGGATCGCGACAGTTTCACGGGTCGGGTGACCATGCAGGTGGAAAAACGCGTAGATAACCTGCCCGCCGACTCCACTGCATCTATCCTGACCGCTGGCCTGTTGGGCGAGAAGTACATCGGTATCAGCGTGGGTGGGGAAGAAGCCTTGCTCAAGGATGGCGGAACCATCCACGACACCCAGTCGTCGCTGGTGCTGGAAGACCTGATCGGTAAATTCCTGCTCAATACCGTTAGCAAAGACGCCAAATGAGGAGCTGTTAAATGATCTCAATCTTGCGACGTGGCCTGTTGGTGTTGCTCGCGGCCCTGCCGTTGGTAGCTAACGCCGTGGCGGCGCCTTCCGCGCACGATCTGGTACAGGACACGACCAATCGGTTGCTCGCCGACCTGGCGGCCAACAAAGAGAAATACAAGAAGGACCCGAATGACTTTTATGCGGCGCTGAACACCATCGTCGGCCCCGTGGTGGATGCCGAGGGTATTTCCAAGAGCATCATGACGGTCAAGTACTCGCGTAAAGCCACCCCTGAGCAAATGAAGACCTTTGAAGAAAATTTCAAGAAAGGTTTGTTCCAGTTCTATGGCAATGCGCTGCTTGAGTACAACAACCAGGGCATCGTCGTTGACCCTGCCAAGGATGAGTCGGGCGACCGCACCAGCGTCGGCATGAC
Proteins encoded in this window:
- the mlaE gene encoding lipid asymmetry maintenance ABC transporter permease subunit MlaE, translating into MRKISLIERVRRFGQAGIDVLSVFGRSAIFLFHALLGRGGIGGGFGLLVKQLHSVGVMSLVIIVVSGVFIGMVLALQGFNILSSYGSEQAVGQMVALTLLRELGPVVTALLFAGRAGSALTAEIGNMKSTEQLSSLEMIGVDPLKYIIAPRLWAGFISLPVLAMIFSVVGIWGGSWVAVDWLGVYEGSYWSNMQNSVTFTDDVLNGIIKSIVFAFVVTWIAVFQGYDCEPTSEGISRATTKTVVYASLAVLGLDFILTALMFGDF
- the mlaD gene encoding outer membrane lipid asymmetry maintenance protein MlaD, producing the protein MQNRTLEIGVGLFLLAGILALLLLALRVSGLSPSPSTDTYKLYAYFDNIAGLTVRAKVTMAGVTIGKVTAIDLDRDSFTGRVTMQVEKRVDNLPADSTASILTAGLLGEKYIGISVGGEEALLKDGGTIHDTQSSLVLEDLIGKFLLNTVSKDAK
- a CDS encoding MlaC/ttg2D family ABC transporter substrate-binding protein, yielding MISILRRGLLVLLAALPLVANAVAAPSAHDLVQDTTNRLLADLAANKEKYKKDPNDFYAALNTIVGPVVDAEGISKSIMTVKYSRKATPEQMKTFEENFKKGLFQFYGNALLEYNNQGIVVDPAKDESGDRTSVGMTVKGSNGAIYPVQYTLEKINGEWKLRNVIINGINIGKLFRDQFADAMSRNGNNLQATIDNWAGEVAKAKAATEKTDQKPAQ